A window from Acidobacteriota bacterium encodes these proteins:
- a CDS encoding molybdopterin-dependent oxidoreductase — MVHFRMPAEEDLTWGRSTVETACPLDCPDSCSLAISLERGQITKIDHSPRYAGTNGFICSKVRRFDRRIYGEERLLHPGSRRGAKGEASFNRITWDQALETIAGRMRAIRDKFGAEAILPLSYGGSNGLLSQDTNDARLFRAFGTSRLARNVCAAPTTTVTGALYGRMAGVAYEDYRHARLIVIWGANPSTSGFHLVPHVRQAARDGATVVVIDPRRTPLAKRADIHLAARPGTDVAIALAIHRFLFEHGFADEQFLSAWTHHADELRQRASEWTFERAAAVAEVDPDLLEKVAELYAETSPAVIRCGWGLERNRNGGNAALAVLALPAVGGKFGVRGGGYSMSSSRAMPLSEEAWIETGEPDTRLVNMNQLGRALTESDDPPVKMLFVYNCNPLATMPAQNRVLAGLKRDDLFTVVFDQVMTDTARWADVILPATTFLEQYDLALGYGHGAVQLVQPVIEPVGESRPNVEVFAELAARLGIEIGELLQSDTGTLMHVAGALPDNAGEELLSRGITRGGSPAAPVQFVDVFPRTPDGRIDLLPAVLERSAPLGLYRFRPEPAPDRYPLALISPATDKTVSSTLGELRTRQARLQIHPRDADARDLSTGDVARVFNDEGEMHCAVTVDPDVKPGVVSLPKGLWRRNTMNGATANALVSDDLTDLGDGACFNDARVDVTRVVTAELGGHNIAIWTGPAPQKRVH, encoded by the coding sequence GCCCCGACAGTTGCAGCCTGGCCATCTCGCTCGAGCGCGGGCAGATCACGAAGATCGACCACTCGCCGCGTTACGCCGGCACGAACGGCTTCATCTGCAGCAAGGTCCGCCGCTTCGACCGGCGCATCTACGGCGAGGAACGCCTGCTTCATCCGGGCTCCCGGCGCGGGGCGAAGGGCGAAGCGAGCTTCAACCGGATCACCTGGGATCAGGCCCTCGAGACCATCGCCGGACGCATGCGGGCGATCCGCGACAAGTTCGGCGCCGAAGCGATCCTGCCGTTGTCCTACGGCGGCTCGAACGGCCTGTTGTCGCAGGATACGAACGATGCCCGCCTGTTCCGCGCCTTCGGGACCTCGCGGCTCGCGCGCAACGTGTGCGCCGCGCCGACGACCACCGTGACCGGCGCCCTCTACGGCCGCATGGCGGGCGTGGCCTACGAGGACTACCGCCACGCGCGACTCATCGTCATCTGGGGCGCCAACCCTTCCACCTCCGGGTTCCACCTGGTGCCCCACGTCCGGCAGGCGGCGCGCGACGGGGCGACCGTCGTGGTCATCGATCCGCGCCGGACGCCGCTTGCCAAGCGCGCGGACATCCACCTCGCGGCGCGGCCGGGGACGGACGTGGCCATCGCGCTGGCGATTCACCGGTTCCTCTTCGAGCACGGCTTCGCGGACGAGCAGTTCCTCTCGGCGTGGACGCACCACGCGGACGAGCTCCGGCAACGTGCGTCCGAATGGACGTTCGAGCGCGCCGCCGCCGTCGCCGAGGTGGACCCCGACCTGCTCGAGAAGGTCGCGGAGCTCTACGCGGAGACCTCTCCCGCCGTCATCCGCTGCGGATGGGGCCTGGAGCGCAACCGCAACGGCGGCAACGCGGCTCTCGCGGTGCTGGCCCTGCCCGCGGTCGGTGGCAAGTTCGGCGTCCGCGGCGGGGGGTACTCGATGAGCAGCTCGCGGGCCATGCCGTTGTCCGAGGAGGCCTGGATCGAGACCGGCGAGCCCGACACGCGCCTCGTCAACATGAACCAGCTCGGCCGTGCGCTGACGGAGTCCGACGACCCTCCGGTCAAGATGCTGTTCGTCTACAACTGCAACCCGCTGGCCACGATGCCGGCGCAGAACCGGGTGCTGGCCGGCCTGAAGCGGGACGATCTGTTCACGGTGGTCTTCGACCAGGTGATGACCGACACCGCGCGCTGGGCCGACGTCATCCTGCCGGCGACGACGTTTCTCGAGCAGTACGATCTGGCCCTCGGCTACGGGCACGGCGCGGTGCAGCTCGTCCAGCCGGTGATCGAGCCCGTCGGCGAGTCGCGCCCCAACGTGGAGGTTTTCGCGGAGCTGGCGGCGCGGCTCGGAATCGAGATCGGCGAGCTTCTGCAGAGCGACACCGGCACGCTGATGCACGTGGCCGGGGCGCTGCCGGACAACGCCGGCGAGGAGCTCCTGAGCCGCGGCATCACGCGCGGCGGGTCGCCTGCCGCCCCGGTGCAGTTCGTCGATGTCTTTCCGCGGACGCCGGACGGGCGGATCGACCTGCTGCCGGCCGTTCTGGAGCGTTCCGCCCCGCTCGGCCTATACCGCTTCCGCCCGGAGCCGGCCCCCGACCGCTACCCGTTGGCCCTCATCTCCCCCGCCACCGACAAGACCGTCTCGTCGACGCTCGGCGAGTTGCGTACGCGGCAGGCCCGGCTGCAGATACACCCGCGCGACGCCGACGCACGCGACCTGTCCACCGGGGACGTGGCGCGGGTCTTCAACGACGAGGGCGAGATGCACTGCGCGGTCACCGTGGACCCGGACGTGAAGCCGGGCGTGGTCAGCCTGCCGAAAGGGCTCTGGCGGCGCAACACGATGAACGGCGCGACCGCGAACGCACTCGTTTCCGACGATCTGACGGACCTGGGCGACGGCGCCTGCTTCAACGACGCCCGC